Proteins encoded together in one Mycolicibacter minnesotensis window:
- the hsaC gene encoding iron-dependent extradiol dioxygenase HsaC codes for MTMIKALGYMRIESTDVAAWREFGLKVLGMVEGQGTVPGALYLRMDDVAARLVIVPGESDRLLVSGWEVADAPALEQLRQTLVAAGVEFEEGTKDELLDRKVEGLIRFQDPAGNTLEAFYGIQYLGRRFVSPYGHTFVTAEQGLGHVVLTCDDDAAAQAFYQDVLGFRLRDSMRLPPQIAGRPADGDPVWLRFYGCNPRHHALAFMPMPNPTGIVHLMVEVENSDDVGLCLDRANRRNVKMSATLGRHINDKMLSFYMKTPGGFDMEFGCEGLEVEDDSWIARESVGISLWGHDFSVGFK; via the coding sequence ATGACGATGATCAAGGCGCTGGGTTACATGCGCATTGAGTCCACCGACGTCGCCGCATGGCGTGAGTTCGGGCTCAAGGTGCTCGGCATGGTTGAGGGTCAGGGCACAGTCCCGGGCGCGCTCTATCTGCGGATGGATGACGTCGCAGCCCGCTTGGTGATTGTTCCCGGCGAGAGTGACCGGCTCTTGGTCTCCGGCTGGGAGGTGGCGGACGCTCCGGCGCTGGAGCAGCTGCGGCAGACGTTGGTGGCCGCCGGTGTCGAGTTCGAGGAGGGCACCAAGGACGAGCTCCTTGACCGCAAGGTCGAGGGCCTGATCCGCTTCCAGGATCCTGCGGGCAACACGCTTGAGGCGTTCTATGGAATCCAGTATCTGGGCCGTCGGTTCGTCAGCCCGTACGGCCACACCTTCGTCACGGCGGAACAGGGGCTGGGGCACGTGGTCCTCACCTGCGACGACGATGCCGCGGCGCAGGCGTTCTACCAGGATGTGCTGGGCTTCCGGTTGCGCGACTCGATGCGGCTGCCCCCGCAGATCGCGGGCCGCCCGGCCGACGGCGACCCGGTATGGCTGCGTTTCTACGGCTGCAACCCGCGTCACCACGCGCTGGCGTTCATGCCCATGCCCAACCCCACCGGAATCGTGCACCTGATGGTCGAGGTGGAGAACTCCGACGACGTCGGGCTGTGCCTGGACCGTGCCAACCGTAGGAATGTGAAGATGTCGGCCACTCTGGGCCGCCACATCAACGACAAGATGCTGTCCTTCTACATGAAGACGCCAGGTGGCTTCGACATGGAATTCGGTTGTGAAGGACTGGAAGTCGAGGACGACAGCTGGATCGCCCGCGAGAGCGTCGGGATCAGCCTGTGGGGCCACGACTTCAGCGTCGGCTTCAAGTAG
- the hsaA gene encoding 3-hydroxy-9,10-secoandrosta-1,3,5(10)-triene-9,17-dione monooxygenase oxygenase subunit: MTSIQQRDAQSVLAAIDDLLPQLRERAQETEDLRKLPDANVAALEEAGFFRLLQPEQWGGLQCDPTVFYEAVRRLASACGSTGWVAGIIGVHNWHLALFDQQAQEDVWGEDTNVRISSSYAPMGAGVVTETADGYIVNGSWNWSSGCDHATWAFLGGPVIKDGKPVDFGSFLIPISDYRIDDVWHVVGLRGTGSNTVVVKDAFVPRHRFLSYRAMNDGTAGGYQTNTAPVYKMPWGTVHPTTISTPIMGMAYGAYEAHVEHQGKRVRAAFAGEKAKDDPFAKVRIAEAASDIDAGWRQLIGNVGDEYALLAAGKEIPFELRARARRDQVRATGRAIASIDRLFEAAGATALSNDAPVQRFWRDAHAGRVHAANDPERAYMIFGNHEFGLPPGDTMV, from the coding sequence GTGACGTCCATTCAACAGCGTGACGCGCAGTCGGTGTTGGCCGCCATCGACGACCTTCTTCCGCAACTGCGTGAGCGCGCCCAGGAGACCGAAGACCTGCGCAAGCTGCCCGACGCCAACGTCGCGGCGCTCGAGGAGGCCGGCTTCTTCCGGCTGCTGCAGCCCGAACAGTGGGGCGGCCTGCAGTGCGACCCGACCGTCTTCTACGAGGCGGTGCGACGGCTGGCCAGCGCCTGCGGTTCCACCGGCTGGGTCGCCGGAATCATCGGCGTGCACAACTGGCACCTGGCGCTGTTCGACCAGCAGGCCCAGGAAGACGTCTGGGGTGAGGACACGAACGTCCGGATCTCCTCGTCCTACGCGCCGATGGGCGCCGGTGTCGTCACCGAGACCGCCGACGGCTACATCGTCAACGGTTCGTGGAACTGGTCGTCGGGCTGCGACCACGCCACGTGGGCGTTCCTGGGTGGCCCGGTGATCAAGGACGGCAAGCCGGTGGACTTCGGCAGCTTCCTGATCCCGATCTCCGACTACCGCATCGACGACGTCTGGCACGTGGTGGGCCTGCGCGGTACCGGCAGCAACACCGTCGTGGTCAAGGACGCCTTCGTGCCGAGGCACCGCTTCTTGTCCTACCGGGCGATGAATGACGGCACCGCCGGCGGTTACCAGACCAACACCGCTCCGGTCTACAAGATGCCGTGGGGCACTGTCCATCCCACCACCATCTCGACGCCGATCATGGGGATGGCCTATGGCGCCTACGAGGCGCACGTCGAGCACCAGGGCAAGCGGGTGCGTGCGGCGTTCGCCGGGGAGAAGGCCAAGGACGACCCATTCGCCAAGGTTCGGATCGCCGAGGCCGCCAGCGACATCGACGCCGGCTGGCGTCAGCTGATCGGCAACGTCGGCGACGAGTACGCACTGTTGGCCGCCGGCAAGGAGATCCCGTTCGAGCTGCGGGCCCGGGCCCGGCGCGACCAGGTGCGTGCCACCGGCCGGGCCATCGCCTCCATCGACCGGCTCTTCGAAGCCGCCGGTGCCACCGCGCTGTCGAACGACGCTCCGGTACAGCGGTTCTGGCGTGACGCCCACGCCGGTCGGGTGCACGCGGCCAACGATCCGGAACGGGCCTACATGATCTTCGGCAACCACGAGTTCGGGTTGCCGCCCGGCGACACCATGGTCTGA
- a CDS encoding ferredoxin--NADP reductase, with protein MTETIPDEPLGAHVLELQIAEVVVETDDARSLVFSVPDGPNDPAIPAQRLKYSPGQFLTLRIPSDQTGSVARCYSLCSSPFTDDALAVTVKRTADGYASNWLCDNAHAGMRIHVLAPSGTFVPKSLDTDFLLLAAGSGITPMMAICKSALSQGSGKVVLFYANRDERSVIFGAALRELVDTYPDRLTVVHWLESVQGLPSRAALAELAAPFTDRQVFICGPGPFMQAAREALDACKVPAEQVHLEVFKSLDSDPFAAVTIEDAPEGEAAQAPATVVVELDGQKHELAWPRHVKLLDLLLDKGLDAPFSCREGHCGACACEIKKGKVSMEINDVLEPQDLAEGLILACQAHPETDSVEVTYDE; from the coding sequence GTGACGGAGACCATTCCGGACGAACCACTCGGTGCTCACGTGCTGGAACTGCAGATCGCGGAAGTCGTCGTGGAGACCGACGACGCACGCTCGCTGGTCTTCAGCGTGCCGGACGGGCCGAACGATCCAGCGATCCCCGCGCAGCGACTGAAGTACTCGCCCGGCCAGTTCCTGACGCTGCGCATTCCCAGCGATCAGACCGGCTCGGTGGCCCGCTGCTACTCGCTGTGCAGTTCGCCCTTCACTGACGACGCGCTGGCGGTCACCGTTAAGCGGACCGCCGACGGCTACGCATCGAACTGGCTGTGTGACAACGCCCACGCGGGTATGCGCATCCATGTCCTGGCACCCTCGGGCACCTTCGTGCCCAAGTCGCTGGATACCGACTTTCTGCTGCTGGCCGCCGGGAGCGGGATCACCCCGATGATGGCGATCTGCAAGTCGGCGCTGTCGCAGGGCAGCGGCAAGGTGGTCTTGTTCTACGCCAACCGTGATGAGCGGTCGGTGATCTTCGGCGCCGCGCTGCGTGAGCTGGTCGACACCTACCCCGACCGGCTGACGGTCGTGCACTGGCTGGAGTCGGTGCAGGGCCTACCGAGCCGCGCCGCGTTGGCCGAGCTGGCCGCCCCGTTCACCGACCGGCAGGTCTTCATCTGCGGCCCGGGCCCGTTCATGCAGGCCGCCCGCGAAGCCCTGGATGCGTGCAAAGTGCCGGCCGAGCAGGTCCACCTCGAGGTGTTCAAGTCGCTGGACAGCGACCCGTTCGCCGCGGTCACGATCGAAGACGCACCGGAAGGGGAGGCGGCGCAGGCGCCCGCCACCGTTGTCGTTGAGCTGGACGGCCAGAAGCACGAGCTGGCGTGGCCTCGGCACGTCAAGCTGCTCGACCTGCTGCTCGACAAGGGCCTTGATGCCCCGTTCTCCTGCCGGGAGGGCCACTGCGGCGCCTGCGCCTGCGAGATCAAGAAGGGCAAGGTCAGCATGGAGATCAACGACGTGCTCGAACCTCAGGACCTCGCCGAGGGGCTGATCCTGGCCTGCCAGGCCCATCCCGAGACCGATTCGGTGGAAGTGACCTACGACGAGTGA